Proteins from a genomic interval of Flammeovirgaceae bacterium SG7u.111:
- a CDS encoding aldehyde dehydrogenase family protein: MDFGYKKLYIDGELCDSSINAKQEVICPADEKAVASVALASKEDTERALASAQAGFEYWSKLPVAERVEWINKLRDKLLENEELLRNSIMHEMGKVWEGTEEDITSITNSLAYYADEIQKREDFPIEDKEGTHEHKIVSQPLGVAVAFLAYNFPLLNLGFKLGPALAAGCSIVLKPSEFSPLSAYIIGEICAEINFPKGVITVISGDLQNVGIPLCESKIPKLITMIGSTETAQKLIEQSSKTSIKRYSMECGGNAPFIVFDDADLEVAITHGAALKLGNSGQICVAPNRFFIHESVIDAFTEGIVEKFKAAKVGFGKENKPDMGPLTNKRSVEKVSGIVKEAVSQGGEVKFGGEEMVGDGFYFQPTAIRLDDPNAPVLQKEIFGPVANIVPFKTKEEVIEWANNTDAGLASYVYSSDKATLAYFTEKLAFGEVHLNGLKFDIYLPHGGIKNSGIGVDCSTFALDDYLIKKRVTLALV; this comes from the coding sequence ATGGACTTCGGATATAAAAAATTATACATAGATGGAGAGCTTTGCGACTCGTCTATAAATGCAAAGCAAGAGGTGATCTGCCCTGCCGACGAAAAAGCCGTTGCAAGCGTCGCATTGGCAAGCAAAGAAGATACAGAAAGAGCATTGGCTTCCGCCCAAGCAGGGTTTGAGTATTGGTCAAAGCTGCCGGTAGCTGAGCGCGTAGAGTGGATAAATAAGCTTAGGGACAAACTTCTGGAAAACGAAGAGTTGCTTCGCAATAGTATTATGCACGAGATGGGCAAAGTGTGGGAAGGAACAGAAGAGGATATTACAAGTATTACCAATTCCCTAGCTTATTATGCCGATGAGATTCAGAAGCGAGAAGACTTTCCCATAGAAGATAAAGAAGGAACGCATGAACATAAAATAGTTTCTCAACCTTTGGGCGTTGCCGTTGCTTTTTTGGCGTACAATTTCCCGTTGCTCAACCTTGGTTTCAAGTTAGGGCCAGCATTGGCAGCAGGTTGCAGCATCGTGTTAAAACCATCTGAATTCTCTCCTCTTTCGGCGTATATTATAGGCGAGATTTGTGCAGAAATTAATTTCCCCAAAGGTGTGATCACAGTCATAAGCGGAGATTTACAAAATGTAGGTATTCCCTTGTGTGAGAGTAAAATACCAAAGTTGATTACCATGATTGGTTCAACGGAAACAGCCCAAAAGTTGATAGAGCAAAGTAGCAAAACTTCCATCAAACGGTATAGCATGGAATGTGGTGGAAATGCCCCTTTTATAGTGTTTGACGATGCCGATTTGGAGGTGGCAATTACACACGGAGCTGCATTGAAGCTTGGGAACTCTGGGCAAATTTGTGTAGCACCTAACAGGTTCTTTATCCACGAGTCTGTGATCGACGCTTTTACCGAAGGTATCGTAGAAAAGTTCAAAGCTGCTAAGGTTGGTTTTGGGAAAGAGAACAAACCTGATATGGGTCCGCTGACCAACAAAAGATCTGTGGAAAAAGTCTCTGGCATTGTGAAAGAAGCGGTAAGCCAAGGTGGCGAAGTGAAGTTTGGCGGAGAAGAAATGGTAGGAGATGGGTTTTATTTCCAACCAACAGCAATCCGTCTCGACGACCCGAATGCGCCTGTTCTTCAGAAAGAAATATTTGGGCCTGTGGCTAACATAGTACCTTTCAAAACAAAAGAAGAGGTTATTGAATGGGCCAACAACACCGATGCTGGGCTAGCTTCCTATGTCTATTCTTCAGATAAAGCTACTTTGGCTTATTTTACTGAAAAGCTGGCATTTGGCGAAGTCCACCTCAACGGGCTGAAATTTGATATTTATTTGCCCCACGGAGGTATAAAAAATAGTGGAATTGGAGTAGATTGTTCTACCTTCGCACTAGATGATTATCTAATTAAAAAGAGAGTAACTTTAGCACTGGTCTGA
- a CDS encoding mandelate racemase/muconate lactonizing enzyme family protein yields MKIKSIESFILTDKLKESFYFSQWEYSERRICIVKITSDTGHVGWGEGYGPANVIKAGVDLLTPFVVGQNPLQIETIWSTMYRRTLDFARRGILVSAISAIDVALWDLKGKILEQPVHLLLGGKKRDSITPYATGMYFTNGGEMSEKLSAEAKQYVKQGYKAMKMKVGLTIEQDIENVQKIREAIGPNVKLMIDANHAYNLREAIQLAQAVEKYDISWFEEPISPEYYDQYAELRSKTNIPISGGECEYLRFGFQTLLKSNSVDIVQPDICATGGLTEAKRIAVLCSVYGVEIVPHTWGTGIAIAAASHFISNLDTMPGRLMSAGCFMEYDRTENGLRDELTCSDMKVVNGEIKVSDKPGLGFEFNEDALHKYLLRE; encoded by the coding sequence ATGAAAATCAAATCAATAGAAAGTTTCATCTTAACCGATAAACTAAAAGAAAGCTTTTATTTTTCACAGTGGGAATATTCCGAAAGGCGTATCTGCATTGTGAAGATAACAAGCGATACAGGTCATGTGGGTTGGGGTGAAGGATATGGACCTGCTAACGTGATAAAAGCAGGGGTTGATCTTCTCACTCCTTTTGTTGTTGGGCAAAACCCTTTGCAAATAGAAACGATATGGAGCACGATGTACCGCCGTACCTTGGATTTTGCTAGGCGTGGTATTTTAGTCTCGGCTATAAGTGCTATAGACGTAGCGCTTTGGGATTTGAAAGGGAAAATATTGGAGCAACCCGTCCACCTTTTGTTAGGAGGGAAAAAGCGTGATTCTATCACTCCTTACGCCACGGGAATGTATTTTACCAATGGTGGTGAAATGAGCGAAAAGCTTTCTGCCGAAGCCAAGCAATATGTGAAACAAGGCTACAAAGCCATGAAAATGAAGGTTGGGCTTACCATAGAGCAAGACATCGAGAATGTACAAAAAATTAGGGAAGCGATTGGCCCAAATGTGAAACTGATGATAGATGCAAACCATGCCTATAACCTCAGGGAAGCTATTCAGCTTGCGCAAGCAGTGGAAAAATATGATATCTCATGGTTCGAAGAGCCTATTTCCCCCGAATATTACGATCAGTACGCTGAGCTGAGGTCAAAAACCAATATTCCTATTTCGGGTGGAGAATGCGAATACCTACGTTTTGGTTTCCAGACTTTACTAAAATCGAATTCGGTTGATATTGTGCAACCAGATATTTGCGCTACAGGAGGGCTTACAGAGGCTAAAAGGATAGCAGTACTGTGTTCAGTGTATGGCGTGGAAATAGTGCCGCATACATGGGGTACAGGGATAGCCATTGCCGCTGCCTCTCATTTTATTAGTAACTTAGATACAATGCCTGGGCGGTTGATGTCAGCTGGTTGTTTTATGGAATATGACCGAACAGAAAATGGCTTACGCGATGAGTTGACATGTAGCGATATGAAGGTAGTAAATGGGGAAATAAAAGTGAGTGATAAGCCCGGGCTTGGCTTCGAATTCAATGAAGATGCTCTTCACAAGTACCTCCTCAGAGAGTAA